The proteins below are encoded in one region of Bacillota bacterium:
- a CDS encoding chemotaxis protein CheA: MEERGWLSQIHVIPSDGDFFMELEVKAEAYIADCQQLLRDCLTGEKVKGGGFLRSREVEKESGEFSTTVRVEQEKIDGLLALTGELIVTTNGITYLIKRLEQKGLPPELLREFKEYQASLNRMSWGIQDIVMEMRLMPISFVFERFRRVVRELGQELNKKVEFKIVGGEVAVDRSVSAALYEPMLHLVRNAIDHGIEAPEERRQRGKPDRGELLLKAERRGERVIITVKDDGAGIDPAAVKRKALQRGLISPEQMERMTLEDTLQLIFAPGFSTREVASHVSGRGVGMDVVQDAVERLGGKVGLQSEWGKGMEVTLELPISMSIMRVLLLQCGGGLYGLPVSEVKEIVKIPLEKLHCLKGREVVALRDTVYPVIRLERLLGREAPTAETAETAETAETAETAETAETAELTLVILLSGVALAVAGIQGEQDVVLKNLPSQLTSLKIFTGVAILGSGKIALILDSSVVGRTDYGA; encoded by the coding sequence ATGGAAGAAAGAGGGTGGTTGAGCCAGATCCACGTGATCCCAAGTGATGGCGATTTTTTCATGGAATTAGAAGTCAAAGCGGAGGCGTATATCGCTGATTGTCAGCAGCTTTTGCGCGATTGTTTAACCGGAGAAAAAGTCAAAGGTGGTGGGTTTCTCCGTTCCCGCGAAGTAGAGAAAGAAAGTGGAGAGTTTTCCACAACGGTCAGAGTAGAACAGGAAAAAATCGACGGTCTGCTGGCGCTGACGGGAGAGCTCATCGTCACCACTAATGGGATCACCTATTTAATTAAGCGTTTGGAACAGAAAGGATTGCCACCAGAACTGTTGCGTGAGTTTAAGGAATATCAGGCGTCGCTTAACCGCATGAGCTGGGGAATTCAGGACATCGTCATGGAAATGCGGCTCATGCCGATAAGTTTTGTGTTTGAGCGATTCCGGCGGGTGGTACGCGAATTGGGGCAAGAACTGAATAAAAAAGTCGAGTTTAAAATTGTGGGCGGTGAGGTGGCGGTGGACCGCAGTGTCAGCGCTGCCCTCTATGAACCGATGCTGCACCTTGTCCGCAACGCGATTGACCACGGAATAGAGGCGCCAGAGGAAAGACGGCAGCGTGGAAAGCCGGACCGGGGCGAACTGTTGCTCAAGGCTGAACGCCGAGGAGAAAGGGTGATCATCACCGTGAAGGACGATGGCGCAGGGATTGATCCGGCAGCAGTTAAGCGCAAAGCGCTCCAGCGTGGGTTGATCTCGCCTGAGCAGATGGAGAGGATGACGCTGGAAGATACGCTGCAGCTCATATTTGCGCCTGGTTTCAGCACGCGGGAAGTGGCCAGCCATGTTTCCGGGCGTGGGGTCGGGATGGATGTGGTGCAGGATGCGGTCGAACGGTTGGGAGGAAAAGTGGGACTGCAGAGCGAGTGGGGAAAAGGGATGGAGGTGACCCTGGAACTGCCCATCTCCATGAGCATCATGCGGGTCTTATTGCTGCAATGCGGTGGTGGTCTGTACGGATTGCCGGTAAGTGAAGTCAAGGAGATTGTTAAGATTCCGCTCGAAAAGTTGCACTGTCTGAAAGGCCGGGAGGTAGTGGCGCTGCGTGATACCGTATACCCGGTTATTCGTCTTGAGCGGCTGCTTGGTCGCGAAGCACCGACAGCAGAGACAGCAGAGACAGCAGAGACAGCAGAGACAGCAGAGACAGCAGAGACAGCAGAGACAGCAGAGCTTACCCTGGTTATTCTGTTGTCAGGGGTGGCTTTGGCTGTGGCGGGGATACAGGGTGAGCAGGATGTGGTGTTGAAGAATCTTCCTTCCCAGTTAACTTCCTTGAAAATTTTCACCGGGGTGGCCATTCTGGGCAGTGGAAAAATTGCTTTGATTTTAGACTCCAGTGTGGTGGGGAGGACGGATTATGGCGCTTGA
- the sigK gene encoding RNA polymerase sporulation sigma factor SigK → MNLELWVLTAVSVLKGLALLVSYITNQTFPQPLSEEEETYYLKRLEEGDEEARNVLIEHNLRLVAHVMKKFDGTGEDSDDLISIGTIGLIKAINTYDQSKGTKLATYAARCIENEILMHLRTLKKSRGEVSLYDPIGMDKEGNEITLIDVLGTEAEVVSEVVEAQFEERSLMDKVKRLNSRERNVLELRYGLFNGLRKTQREIAKMLGISRSYVSRIEKRAIQKLSKEIFTEGSR, encoded by the coding sequence GTGAATTTGGAACTGTGGGTTCTGACCGCCGTTTCGGTGCTTAAAGGTTTGGCCCTGCTGGTTTCCTATATCACCAATCAGACTTTTCCCCAACCCCTGTCGGAAGAAGAAGAGACGTATTACTTAAAACGTCTGGAAGAAGGAGACGAAGAGGCGCGTAACGTCCTCATCGAACACAATTTACGCCTGGTGGCCCACGTCATGAAAAAGTTCGACGGCACCGGCGAAGACAGCGATGACTTGATCTCCATCGGGACGATCGGACTGATCAAAGCGATTAATACCTATGACCAGAGCAAAGGTACCAAGCTGGCTACTTATGCCGCCCGGTGTATCGAGAATGAAATCTTGATGCACCTGCGGACGTTGAAGAAAAGCCGCGGGGAAGTTTCTCTGTATGACCCGATCGGTATGGATAAGGAAGGCAATGAGATCACGCTGATTGATGTTCTGGGGACGGAGGCGGAAGTGGTCAGCGAAGTGGTGGAAGCCCAGTTCGAGGAACGGAGTTTGATGGATAAAGTCAAACGCTTGAACAGTCGAGAGCGCAATGTGCTCGAGCTGCGTTATGGGTTGTTCAACGGCTTACGCAAAACCCAGCGGGAGATCGCCAAGATGCTGGGGATCTCCCGCTCATACGTCAGTCGGATCGAAAAAAGAGCCATCCAAAAATTGAGCAAAGAAATATTTACGGAAGGGTCGCGTTAG
- a CDS encoding methyl-accepting chemotaxis protein has product MIGKLNGSLQMRMTALFGLIVLIGCAVLGVLSYNQAKSALEDEAVTALQKLAKQAAETVETRLQARLYVVEALANTSVIRGKSGDREATLEEKLQTLSDELKRAESFGFKRLGLADKNGEIIYHDGSKANIADRDYFKAALGGKSFISSTIVSKIDGSVVFIFSSPVRHHATNEITGVLTGTVDGTRLGQLVASITYGRTGYAFVVDGTGKMIAHKDNELVKSQENYIEKSKTDPSFSSIGAVIAKMAKGEEGVASYTYQGLDMVIGYAPIKSTGWSVGVNVPRAEVLERVAGLKQSALLVSLVIIFAALALTFVIARTITIPITQAVGHLSLIASGDFTQSVSEHFLHRRDEVGKLVQAIGQLQASLKPLLAGLKGEAKTLAGNSETLSAASEEIASSSNEVARAIQQVAAGAAEQAGHLQEILGLIGNITSSLEKVYIELGRVKDNSVETSRLADVGKKELDILVASIKEVREAFQVVAEKLIGLRGSVNQVGEILEVINGIADQTNLLALNAAIEAARAGEAGRGFAVVADEVRKLAEQSRASSDKIRTLLGTIAADTNEVVATSEEVKRQVVAQLENVENTVKSFDDILESVAAIAPMLEATYGEMDSTVKNKDIVLDRVQNVSAVSEETSASAQEISASAEELSATTEEIAANAQEILMVAKKLEEQTERFKV; this is encoded by the coding sequence ATGATCGGAAAACTTAATGGAAGTCTGCAAATGAGGATGACTGCACTGTTCGGACTGATCGTCCTGATTGGGTGTGCAGTGTTGGGCGTATTGAGCTACAACCAAGCGAAAAGCGCGCTGGAAGACGAGGCCGTGACGGCGCTGCAAAAGCTGGCCAAGCAGGCCGCTGAGACTGTGGAAACCCGGTTACAGGCCCGGCTGTACGTGGTGGAAGCTCTGGCTAACACCAGCGTTATTCGTGGTAAGTCGGGTGACCGGGAGGCTACCCTAGAGGAAAAGCTGCAGACCCTGAGCGATGAACTAAAAAGAGCAGAAAGCTTTGGATTCAAGCGGTTGGGCCTAGCAGACAAAAACGGGGAGATAATTTACCACGACGGCAGCAAGGCCAATATTGCCGACCGTGATTACTTTAAGGCGGCTCTGGGGGGCAAATCGTTTATTTCCAGTACGATTGTCAGCAAGATCGATGGTTCGGTCGTGTTTATCTTTTCCTCGCCAGTCCGTCACCACGCCACTAATGAGATAACCGGGGTGTTGACCGGTACGGTGGATGGGACAAGGCTCGGTCAACTGGTGGCCAGCATTACCTACGGCCGAACCGGTTATGCTTTTGTGGTGGACGGCACCGGTAAGATGATCGCCCACAAAGACAACGAGCTGGTTAAATCCCAGGAAAACTACATTGAGAAGTCTAAGACCGATCCGTCTTTTTCTTCTATAGGCGCAGTGATTGCCAAGATGGCCAAGGGTGAGGAAGGCGTGGCGAGCTACACCTACCAGGGTCTGGATATGGTTATCGGTTACGCCCCCATCAAGAGCACCGGCTGGTCGGTAGGGGTCAACGTTCCCAGGGCCGAGGTGCTGGAGCGGGTCGCCGGCCTGAAACAGTCAGCGCTGCTGGTGTCCCTGGTGATCATCTTTGCGGCGCTGGCGCTGACCTTTGTGATCGCCAGGACGATTACTATTCCTATAACCCAGGCCGTCGGCCACTTAAGTCTGATCGCCAGCGGCGATTTCACCCAATCTGTGTCTGAGCATTTTCTCCACCGGCGTGATGAGGTGGGGAAATTGGTCCAGGCCATCGGCCAATTGCAGGCCAGCCTGAAACCGCTGCTGGCCGGTCTCAAGGGGGAGGCAAAAACGTTAGCCGGCAATTCTGAGACCCTGAGCGCGGCTTCGGAAGAGATCGCTTCCTCTTCCAACGAAGTGGCCAGAGCCATCCAGCAGGTGGCGGCGGGCGCCGCGGAACAGGCGGGCCACCTGCAGGAGATCCTGGGCCTGATTGGGAACATAACCTCCAGCCTGGAAAAGGTCTATATCGAACTGGGTCGTGTTAAAGACAACAGCGTAGAAACATCGCGCCTGGCTGATGTGGGCAAGAAAGAACTGGATATCCTGGTGGCCTCGATCAAAGAAGTTCGCGAGGCCTTCCAGGTGGTGGCAGAGAAACTGATTGGCTTGCGAGGTTCCGTAAATCAGGTCGGCGAAATCCTGGAAGTGATCAACGGGATCGCTGACCAGACCAACCTCCTGGCCCTGAACGCAGCGATTGAGGCAGCGCGCGCCGGGGAAGCGGGGCGAGGCTTTGCCGTGGTGGCGGATGAAGTCCGCAAGCTGGCCGAGCAGTCTCGGGCTTCTTCTGATAAAATCAGGACGCTGCTGGGCACTATCGCCGCGGATACCAATGAAGTGGTGGCTACTTCGGAGGAAGTAAAACGGCAGGTGGTGGCGCAACTGGAGAATGTAGAAAACACCGTCAAGTCATTTGACGATATCCTTGAATCAGTAGCGGCCATCGCGCCCATGCTTGAGGCGACTTACGGGGAAATGGACAGCACCGTGAAGAATAAAGACATCGTGCTGGACCGGGTCCAGAACGTCAGTGCGGTATCGGAA